The following proteins come from a genomic window of Miscanthus floridulus cultivar M001 chromosome 2, ASM1932011v1, whole genome shotgun sequence:
- the LOC136539112 gene encoding IQ domain-containing protein IQM2-like: MGLSISYPPDDYLPAVEDNMGRLFIRSLSFDDMEADAESPLSSPSALPPAFGSGKLIIEGSLSFKRREADSIQMQNVLSIRSPKPPDREACNIISAGAATSGSSRFGPIGDRPPDYDYPMVGMDSPKHQAAAVRLQKVYKSFRTRRQLADCAVLVEQRWWKLLDFALLKRNSVSFFDIEKPETAVSKWSRARMRAAKVGKGLSKDEKAQKLALQHWLEAIDPRHRYGHNLHFYYHRWLHCQSKQPFFYWLDVGEGKDVNLEEHCPRSKLHKQCIKYLGPKERENYEVIVEDKRLMYKLSRQIVDTTGSAKGTKWIFVLSTCKTLYIGQKQKGVFQHSSFLAGGATSAAGRLVVEDGILKAVWPHSGHYRPTEQNFQEFMNFLKERSVDLTNVMLSPSEGEEDGDFSLRGSHSQLDLTQLCQQEEESQEQEAQSAQRHGKDEAEAETCSHEPTVPTSTETCSTPTTTIRKASSDNRLQGKRPPRLLISSNNIAPLPPATHSSNARPSPGVKDVDPDSAMLGECLDFCKRNLFAEDGYEDHYLDDLAEVPEALILSRINSKRAMHSYQLGKQLHFHWSTGAGPRIGCVRDYPSELQFRALEEVSLSPRGGGGRPARFPSPRPGALTPNSIPAAKCGSLMADGDGVRASLKPRQRSATWTAF, translated from the exons ATGGGGTTGTCAATCTCATACCCACCGGACGACTACCTGCCAGCAGTGGAGGACAACATGGGCCGGCTCTTCATCCGGTCTCTCAGCTTCGACGACATGGAGGCCGACGCTGAGTCACCTTTGTCTTCGCCTTCGGCATTGCCCCCCGCCTTTGGCTCCGGGAAGCTCATCATAGAAGGCTCCCTGAGCTTCAAAAGGAGAGAGGCTGACAGCATTCAGATGCAGAATGTGTTGTCCATCAGGAGTCCTAAACCTCCTGATAGAGAAGCTTGCAACATCATCAGTGCCGGTGCTGCTACTTCTGGGTCATCAAGATTCGGGCCAATCGGGGACCGTCCACCAGATTATGATTACCCCATGGTCGGAATGGACAGCCCCAAGCACCAGGCCGCGGCCGTCAGGCTGCAGAAGGTGTACAAGAGCTTCAGGACAAGGCGGCAGCTTGCGGATTGTGCTGTTCTTGTGGAACAACGATG GTGGAAGTTGCTTGATTTTGCACTGCTCAAGCGGAATTCGGTGTCATTCTTTGATATAGAGAAGCCTGAGACTGCTGTCTCAAAATGGTCCCGGGCAAGAATGAGGGCTGCCAAG GttggcaaaggtctctccaaggATGAAAAGGCCCAGAAACTTGCCCTGCAGCACTGGCTCGAGGCG ATTGACCCTCGACATCGGTATGGCCACAACCTGCACTTCTACTACCACCGCTGGCTCCACTGCCAGAGCAAGCAGCCATTCTTCTATTG GTTGGATGTAGGAGAAGGGAAAGATGTCAACTTAGAGGAACATTGCCCTAGATCAAAGTTGCACAAGCAATGTATCAAGTACCTTGGCCCT AAAGAAAGGGAAAATTATGAAGTGATAGTCGAGGATAAGAGGCTGATGTACAAGCTGAGCCGTCAGATAGTCGACACAACCGGAAGCGCCAAGGGGACCAAGTGGATCTTCGTGCTCAGTACATGCAAGACTCTTTACATAGGCCAG AAGCAGAAGGGCGTATTCCAGCACTCAAGCTTCCTTGCAGGGGGAGCCACATCTGCTGCAGGAAGACTGGTTGTGGAGGATGGAATTCTCAAG GCTGTGTGGCCTCACAGTGGGCATTATCGGCCGACGGAGCAGAACTTTCAGGAgttcatgaacttcctcaaggaGAGGAGTGTGGATCTTACCAATGTGATG TTGAGCCCATCAGAAGGTGAAGAAGACGGCGATTTCAGCCTCAGGGGCAGCCACTCTCAGCTGGACCTGACCCAACTCTGCCAGCAAGAAGAGGAGAGCCAAGAACAGGAGGCGCAATCTGCGCAACGCCATGGCAAAGACGAAGCCGAAGCCGAGACCTGCAGCCACGAACCCACCGTGCCAACATCTACAGAGACCTGCAGCACGCCGACGACGACGATCAGGAAGGCCTCCTCAGACAACAGGCTGCAAGGGAAGCGGCCGCCCAGGCTGTTGATCAGCTCCAACAACATAGCACCGCTGCCGCCCGCCACGCACAGCAGCAACGCCAGGCCGTCGCCCGGCGTGAAGGACGTGGACCCGGACTCCGCCATGCTGGGCGAGTGCCTCGACTTCTGCAAGCGGAACCTGTTCGCGGAGGACGGGTACGAGGACCACTACCTGGACGACCTCGCGGAGGTACCGGAGGCGCTGATCCTGAGCCGCATCAACTCCAAGCGGGCCATGCACTCGTACCAGCTCGGGAAGCAGCTGCACTTCCACTGGAGCACCGGCGCCGGGCCCCGGATCGGCTGCGTCCGCGACTACCCGTCCGAGCTCCAGTTCCGGGCGCTGGAGGAGGTCAGCCTGTCGccccgcggcggtggcggcaggcCGGCGAGGTTCCCGTCGCCCAGGCCGGGCGCGCTCACGCCCAACAGCATCCCTGCGGCCAAGTGTGGCTCTCTTATGGCGGACGGCGACGGCGTGCGCGCGTCGCTCAAGCCCAGGCAGAGGAGTGCAACTTGGACCGCGTTTTGA